The Porphyromonas pogonae genome segment ATCTCAAAATCAAAAGATGATTTTGTCTTGTATAAAAGATTAACTTAAATAGAGAATAAATGAAAATAAGCATGCTCCATACAAAAAATAGCCATTTACAATCAAATGAAAAAAAAACAGCTCCAAATACATAAAAAAGCTGGGTTATAATCTGAATAACATTAAACTCTTTATACTTTCCATTTCCATTACAATAAGCTAAAACCATACTATTTAAAGCTAGACTTAAAGAATAAAAAAATAGTGTATAAAGCCATTCATGCCCAAAGTTTTTACCTAAAAACAAATCTACAGATAAAGATGGATATAATAGCATAAATATAATTAAAACTAGGATATTAATACAAACTACTATATAAGAAGATGTTTGTAAAACACATAGTTTATGATATTTAAGATGAGCTTTGTACATAGCAAAAAACCGAGGTAGTGCGATATTCATCCCTCCAACAATAAATACAGCAAGTAAATTTGCACTTCTTTTTATAATATTATATGCACCAAATCCTCCAATTCCCAAATGGTTACTAATAATTTTATTTACGATAAAGGCCGTAATAAATATCACAATTTGAGCAAATAAAGAATATAAAATATCTTTACCTAATTGGGAAATATAAAATCTCTTTAAAGCTATATGAATATTCATTTTATATTAATCGAATAACCATTTAGAATTTTCTAACATACTTAAAGTCGCAGGAAAAACAAATGTTGGAATTGACAATAAAAATATTAAAAAAAATCTCAATGATATTTTAGAGGATATAGATTTATTATATTCTATTATCAAACAAAGGACAGGGATTAGTAACTGCAAAGAGTATATAGAAATACGCTCAACATAAAGAGATGTTCCCATTATTGCTGAACTGGAGATTGATACTAACATAATATATAATGTATATTGAATAATTATTCGGTTCAAGCCTTTATTATTTTTAAAAAACTTCAATTTAAAAATAATTAATAATCCTAAGCATAAAATCAATAAAGAGTAGAGTAGATTTAAATTCAAACCCGTATTAAAATCATAATCTGTTTTAGCAACAAAAGGTAGAATAATAATCACTGCCAATATCATAAAGATATACTTTGACATGTTTAAACCAGATTTTGTTTTAATTATAGGCAGAATTCCCAAAAACAATAGTGCTGAATTATGAATAAGGGTAGCTATAAAAAAAAGAAATATGGTGTATCTATATCTCCCTCCTGTTAAAGACTGAGATAATGCATATAGAAATATGCAAGTCGCGATAAATTGCCTATAAACATTCTGAAATGTAAAAACCCCACTAAAGGCTATAAAATAAAGCGGTAAAAAATAATATGGAAGGTTTAATCTATTTCTGATTGATATTAATATAATGAAGCAAATAGCATCCCAACAGTAAAAAACAGGCTCAACATGTCCTCCAAAAATATTTTGGCATAAAAATGCAGAAGTAAGCCAAAACAGGCCTTCTTTCACATAGTATAATCCATTATCTAGTAGCTCAAACAAATGAATATATTTAATTGTATCAGCATATACAATCATATCACTATGTAAATTTTGCCGAACTATGATTGAAAGCCCCATCAGAATTATAAAAGAAAAATAATCTATTCTTCTTTTACTTGTATAATAGCCCATAAGAGCAAAAAAAAGAGTAATTATTAAAAGAAAAATATAATATATATATTCCATTTCCAATCGATTAAAACAAGATTTAAACTTTAAGTTTTTAATTAAAAAATACAGAGCTAAATTTATTTTTCATATAATCATCTATATTTTTGTAATTGGATCCTATATTTTTATACCTAAAAGAAGTTTTAAAACCTATCTTTTTTTATCCGCACAAAGGTAGCACAAAATAGGGTTATTATTGATTATTTTTTAAATTTTGTTGAGATATTAGTAGAATAGGAAAAATTAGGCATACAAACTAAAAATTTTAACCCGTAGATCCAATGTTGTCCTAAACGTTTTGTAGATTAAAGAAAAAGGAAGTAGAGCTAAGTCACAAAATAGTTACCTTAGCAAAGAGCCCTCAACT includes the following:
- a CDS encoding EpsG family protein; translated protein: MEYIYYIFLLIITLFFALMGYYTSKRRIDYFSFIILMGLSIIVRQNLHSDMIVYADTIKYIHLFELLDNGLYYVKEGLFWLTSAFLCQNIFGGHVEPVFYCWDAICFIILISIRNRLNLPYYFLPLYFIAFSGVFTFQNVYRQFIATCIFLYALSQSLTGGRYRYTIFLFFIATLIHNSALLFLGILPIIKTKSGLNMSKYIFMILAVIIILPFVAKTDYDFNTGLNLNLLYSLLILCLGLLIIFKLKFFKNNKGLNRIIIQYTLYIMLVSISSSAIMGTSLYVERISIYSLQLLIPVLCLIIEYNKSISSKISLRFFLIFLLSIPTFVFPATLSMLENSKWLFD